Proteins from one Thermus sp. LT1-2-5 genomic window:
- the phoU gene encoding phosphate signaling complex protein PhoU, with product MREALDRALNQLVEETLRMLSLVREMTQEATEALVQQDVARAQEIIAKDKEVDALELKIENQAIAVIARHQPVATDLRLIFTIIKALTDLERAGDYAMHVAEDALLLSKDPPLKRYVTLPEMGRRLLEMMDTLSKSVAERDASLARKVLELDDQVDGLYEEVTRELITYMMEDPRTITKALTLMRVARSYERLGDHLENVAERVIYWLTGEVYKAPEDVY from the coding sequence ATGCGGGAAGCCCTAGACCGAGCGCTCAACCAGCTTGTGGAGGAAACCCTAAGGATGCTCTCCCTGGTGCGGGAGATGACCCAAGAGGCCACGGAAGCCCTGGTCCAGCAGGATGTCGCCCGGGCCCAAGAGATCATCGCCAAGGACAAGGAGGTGGACGCCCTGGAGCTCAAGATCGAAAACCAGGCCATCGCCGTCATCGCCCGCCACCAGCCCGTGGCCACGGACCTCCGCCTCATCTTCACCATCATCAAGGCCCTCACCGATTTGGAGCGGGCGGGGGACTACGCCATGCACGTGGCGGAGGACGCCCTCCTCCTAAGCAAGGACCCCCCCCTCAAGCGCTACGTCACCCTGCCGGAGATGGGCCGGCGCCTTTTGGAGATGATGGACACCCTGAGCAAGAGCGTGGCCGAGCGGGACGCATCCTTGGCCCGCAAGGTCCTGGAACTGGACGACCAGGTGGACGGGCTCTACGAGGAGGTGACCCGGGAGCTCATCACCTACATGATGGAAGACCCAAGGACCATCACCAAGGCCCTCACCCTGATGCGGGTGGCCCGCAGCTACGAGCGGCTTGGGGACCACCTGGAAAACGTGGCGGAGCGGGTCATCTACTGGCTCACCGGGGAGGTCTACAAGGCCCCGGAGGACGTCTACTAG
- a CDS encoding DUF1801 domain-containing protein yields the protein MARAQDPEAVWAAISGWPEPDRTLPLRLHALVQKTAPALTLRLWYGMPAYALKGKVLCFFQPAHRFKTRYATLGFTDQARLDQGRMWPVAFALKDLGLEEEAQIQALLQRAVG from the coding sequence ATGGCCCGCGCCCAAGACCCCGAGGCGGTGTGGGCGGCCATATCCGGTTGGCCCGAGCCCGACCGCACCTTGCCCCTTCGCCTCCACGCCTTGGTGCAAAAGACGGCCCCCGCCCTCACCTTGCGCCTGTGGTACGGCATGCCCGCCTACGCCCTCAAGGGGAAGGTCCTCTGCTTCTTCCAGCCCGCCCACCGCTTTAAGACCCGCTACGCCACCTTGGGCTTCACCGACCAGGCCCGGTTGGACCAGGGAAGGATGTGGCCCGTGGCCTTCGCCCTAAAGGACCTGGGCCTCGAGGAGGAGGCCCAGATCCAAGCCCTGTTGCAACGGGCCGTGGGCTAG
- the prfB gene encoding peptide chain release factor 2 (programmed frameshift) — translation MDLDLLAKRLESLRGYLDIPGKEARLQELNRRLEDPTLWQNPEEARRVSQEAARHKRVVDTFRSLEGDLQGLLELWEELPAEEREALRPELEEAARKLDDLYHETLLSFPHAEKNAILTIQPGAGGTEACDWAEMLLRMYTRFAERQGYQVEVVDLVPGAEAGIDYAQILVKGENAYGLLSPEAGVHRLVRPSPFDASGRRHTSFAGVEVMPEVDESVEVVIRPEDLRIDVFRSQGHGGQGVNTTDSAVRIVHLPTGITVTCQTTRSQIKNKELALKVLRSRLFELEWKKKQEELRKLKGEVRPIEWGSQIRSYVLDKQYVKDHRTGLMRFDPQNVLDGDLMDFIWAGLEWKAGRRQAAEEVEAD, via the exons ATGGACCTGGACCTTCTCGCCAAACGCCTAGAGAGCCTCCGGGGGTATCTT GACATCCCCGGAAAGGAAGCCCGACTACAAGAGCTAAACCGCCGCCTCGAGGACCCCACCCTCTGGCAAAACCCGGAAGAAGCCCGGCGCGTGAGCCAGGAGGCGGCCCGCCACAAGCGGGTGGTGGATACCTTCCGCTCCCTGGAGGGCGACCTCCAGGGCCTCCTCGAGCTTTGGGAGGAGCTTCCCGCCGAGGAGCGGGAGGCCTTGAGGCCCGAGCTGGAGGAGGCGGCCAGGAAGTTGGACGACCTCTACCACGAAACCCTCTTAAGCTTCCCCCACGCCGAGAAAAACGCCATCCTCACCATCCAACCCGGAGCGGGGGGCACGGAGGCCTGTGACTGGGCGGAGATGCTCCTGCGCATGTACACCCGCTTCGCCGAGCGCCAGGGCTACCAGGTGGAGGTGGTGGACCTCGTCCCCGGGGCAGAGGCGGGGATTGACTACGCCCAGATCCTGGTGAAGGGGGAAAACGCCTACGGCCTCCTTTCCCCCGAGGCGGGGGTGCACCGCCTGGTGCGGCCTTCCCCCTTTGACGCCTCGGGCCGCCGCCACACCTCCTTCGCCGGGGTGGAGGTGATGCCGGAGGTGGACGAGAGCGTGGAGGTGGTGATCCGCCCCGAGGATTTGCGCATCGACGTCTTCCGCTCCCAAGGCCACGGGGGGCAGGGTGTGAACACCACGGACTCCGCGGTGCGCATCGTCCACCTGCCCACGGGGATCACCGTCACCTGCCAGACCACCCGGAGCCAGATCAAGAACAAGGAGCTGGCCCTCAAGGTCCTCCGCTCCCGGCTTTTTGAACTGGAGTGGAAGAAGAAGCAGGAGGAGCTAAGGAAGCTCAAGGGCGAGGTACGGCCCATCGAGTGGGGAAGCCAGATCCGAAGCTACGTCCTGGACAAGCAGTACGTGAAGGACCACCGCACGGGGCTCATGCGCTTTGACCCGCAAAACGTCCTGGACGGGGACCTGATGGACTTCATCTGGGCGGGGCTGGAGTGGAAGGCAGGCCGCCGCCAGGCGGCGGAAGAGGTGGAGGCGGACTAG
- the murA gene encoding UDP-N-acetylglucosamine 1-carboxyvinyltransferase encodes MMLTDTGRSRILRIEGGSPLSGELRVYPAKNAALPILAASLLTPEPITLVEVPRLRDVEVMLELLAHLGTRYQWEGRTLHLHTPEIQNTHAPYELVGQMRASFIVWGALLARVGEGRISLPGGCAFGARPVDQHVKALRALGAEVVEEEGTFYARRVRPLSGRVVFDLPTVGGTEQAMLAVALGGEATLVQAAMEPEIVDLGRFLRMLGVEVEGLGSAILHVRGAKRLGGGTYRIIPDRIEAGTYLLAAAATRGTLTLREVRPDHLDALLDKLRQAGHRLEVGPDWIRFTATKDPLPLLVEAREYPGFPTDLQPIVTAYLATVPGQSAVSDRVYPDRFTHVGELARMGAELYLRDRTLLLQGRRLHGAQVKALDIRAGGALVVAALSAEGVSEIEGVYFLERGYEDLEERLKALGARVGMAEVALVQAAD; translated from the coding sequence ATGATGCTCACGGATACGGGGCGGAGCAGAATTCTGCGGATTGAAGGGGGCTCTCCCCTGTCCGGCGAGCTCCGAGTCTACCCCGCTAAGAACGCCGCCTTACCCATCCTGGCGGCAAGCCTCCTCACCCCGGAACCCATCACCCTGGTGGAGGTGCCACGGCTTCGGGACGTGGAGGTGATGCTGGAGCTCTTGGCCCACCTGGGCACCCGCTACCAGTGGGAGGGGCGCACCCTCCACCTCCACACCCCCGAAATCCAAAACACCCACGCCCCCTACGAGCTGGTGGGGCAGATGCGGGCCAGCTTTATCGTCTGGGGCGCCCTCTTGGCCCGGGTGGGGGAAGGACGCATCTCCTTGCCCGGGGGGTGCGCCTTCGGCGCCCGGCCCGTGGACCAGCACGTGAAGGCCCTCCGGGCCCTGGGAGCCGAGGTGGTAGAGGAGGAAGGGACCTTCTACGCCCGCCGCGTCCGCCCCCTTTCCGGACGGGTGGTCTTTGACCTGCCCACGGTGGGGGGAACGGAGCAGGCCATGCTGGCCGTGGCCCTGGGAGGGGAGGCCACCTTGGTCCAGGCGGCCATGGAGCCGGAGATCGTGGACTTAGGGCGCTTTCTTCGCATGCTGGGGGTGGAGGTGGAGGGCTTGGGAAGCGCCATCCTCCACGTCCGGGGGGCCAAGCGCCTGGGCGGGGGGACGTACCGGATCATCCCCGACCGCATTGAGGCGGGCACCTACCTCCTGGCAGCGGCGGCCACCCGGGGGACCCTCACCCTGCGCGAGGTGCGCCCCGACCACCTGGACGCCCTTTTGGACAAACTTCGCCAAGCAGGCCACCGCTTGGAGGTGGGGCCTGACTGGATCCGCTTCACCGCCACTAAGGACCCCCTACCCCTTTTGGTGGAGGCCCGGGAGTACCCTGGCTTCCCCACGGACCTCCAGCCCATCGTGACCGCCTACTTGGCCACGGTGCCCGGGCAAAGCGCCGTAAGCGACCGGGTCTACCCCGATCGTTTCACCCACGTGGGGGAGCTGGCCCGCATGGGGGCGGAGCTTTACCTGCGGGACCGGACGCTTTTGCTCCAGGGCCGGCGCCTCCACGGAGCCCAGGTGAAGGCCCTGGACATCCGTGCCGGCGGGGCCTTGGTGGTGGCGGCCTTGAGTGCCGAGGGGGTTTCCGAGATCGAAGGGGTCTACTTCCTGGAACGGGGGTACGAGGACCTGGAGGAGCGCCTGAAGGCCCTAGGAGCCCGGGTGGGGATGGCGGAGGTGGCCTTGGTCCAGGCGGCGGACTAG
- a CDS encoding transcriptional regulator → MPKKEKKRLQVVISEEQDALLTRAAYALSSPERLVSKSEVVRLAIAKIVQELEESKEELAELLKRLEPEEETP, encoded by the coding sequence ATGCCCAAGAAGGAAAAAAAGCGGCTGCAGGTGGTCATCTCCGAGGAGCAAGACGCCCTTCTGACCCGGGCGGCTTACGCTCTTTCCAGCCCCGAGCGGCTGGTGTCTAAGTCGGAGGTGGTGCGCCTGGCCATCGCCAAAATCGTCCAGGAGCTGGAAGAGAGCAAGGAAGAGTTGGCCGAGCTCTTGAAGCGCTTGGAGCCCGAGGAAGAAACCCCCTAA